One region of Aminobacterium colombiense DSM 12261 genomic DNA includes:
- a CDS encoding cell envelope integrity/translocation protein TolA, translating to MATNLADEIKKAESDAKQIVKDAKNEAARLISEAKNEAEVRIKETRQQAFRKYRDNLQKVEEEAEARAGEIVRKGKEGAKAFTNSHQGRVNKTAAWIAEEVMARYGRG from the coding sequence ATGGCAACTAACTTGGCCGATGAAATCAAAAAGGCAGAATCAGATGCGAAACAGATAGTCAAAGATGCAAAGAATGAAGCGGCACGTTTGATAAGTGAAGCCAAAAATGAAGCAGAAGTTCGAATCAAAGAAACTAGACAACAGGCCTTCCGAAAATATCGTGACAATTTGCAGAAAGTCGAAGAGGAGGCTGAAGCTAGGGCGGGGGAAATAGTCCGAAAGGGAAAAGAAGGTGCTAAAGCATTTACAAATAGCCATCAGGGGCGTGTTAATAAGACCGCTGCCTGGATTGCGGAAGAGGTGATGGCTAGATATGGCCGTGGCTAG
- a CDS encoding V-type ATP synthase subunit I → MAVARINKLEFYIHNSVIEDVLAILQKAGSCEIISRQDMDDSEDHSPSRLQHIDSLLSEIRFLLRFLEPYFNDSVSPMARALGERPNYSVQDLEDLSEQTEIKNFAEEMRTRERRLVEIHSEITQIEGAKSILSHLTELPYDLDLLSNGTQTVKGVVGTMPVDNVASCKQAIADVLRENGECFTASFGEKDKEAWVAIFYRRDLEQKALDMCSKFSLSRVDIPGHLTLSVGEELVNFDARREALEQEEDKILGEVSKVAEEWVPTVRALSDYWNILKSRYEALGSSKFTEKTVILKAWAPADSVKKLKAELAPYESVLEMVVSDPAPEDEPPTLLVNKGWNLPFETLTKLYGVPQYGELDPTAFLAPFFFVFFGMCLGDGGYGLVMLGFFVFFLKKFKRMPQGTKQFFNLFVLSGVATVIVGALTGSWFGDLIDVFGVFKFLRPLKNIPVLINPMDDPMSILFVSLALGVVQLFFGLFISFFDCLRKKDYMGAFADQGGWIVFLVGLLLVGGGVSGNLSSSVGSMGKTLALFGAAVLVLTQGRAKTGIAQKAISGVLSLYNVTSYLGDVLSYSRLLALGLASAAIASIINMLAGLAGGIPFVGWIIALVLILGGHLFSVAVNVLGAFVHSLRLQYVEFFSKFYSGGGRSFMPLTYKTHFVSISETKKS, encoded by the coding sequence ATGGCCGTGGCTAGAATTAACAAACTCGAATTTTATATTCACAACTCAGTAATAGAGGATGTGCTGGCCATCCTTCAGAAAGCAGGTTCCTGCGAAATTATTTCTCGGCAGGATATGGATGATTCAGAGGATCATTCACCGTCTCGTCTACAACATATCGATAGTTTACTCAGCGAAATACGATTTCTTCTGCGTTTTTTAGAACCATATTTCAATGATAGCGTTAGCCCTATGGCACGAGCCTTGGGTGAACGGCCGAACTATTCTGTACAAGATTTGGAAGACCTTTCAGAGCAGACAGAAATAAAGAATTTTGCGGAAGAAATGCGTACACGTGAACGTAGGCTTGTAGAAATTCACTCAGAGATTACACAAATTGAGGGGGCAAAATCTATTCTTTCCCACCTTACCGAGTTGCCCTATGATTTGGATCTTTTATCTAACGGGACACAGACGGTTAAGGGTGTTGTTGGGACTATGCCTGTTGACAATGTGGCCAGCTGCAAACAGGCAATTGCAGATGTTCTTCGTGAAAATGGGGAGTGTTTTACCGCTTCTTTTGGGGAAAAAGACAAAGAGGCGTGGGTGGCAATTTTCTATCGAAGGGATCTGGAGCAGAAAGCTCTGGATATGTGTTCAAAGTTTAGTCTTTCACGCGTCGATATCCCAGGCCATCTAACTCTTAGTGTTGGGGAAGAACTTGTGAATTTTGATGCCCGGCGCGAAGCTTTAGAGCAGGAAGAAGACAAAATCCTGGGAGAAGTTTCAAAAGTTGCGGAAGAATGGGTTCCTACAGTAAGAGCTTTAAGCGATTACTGGAACATTCTAAAATCTCGTTATGAAGCACTAGGAAGCAGCAAGTTCACAGAAAAGACAGTAATCCTTAAGGCATGGGCACCTGCAGATTCTGTTAAAAAATTAAAAGCAGAGCTTGCCCCGTACGAATCTGTCCTCGAGATGGTAGTTTCAGATCCTGCCCCAGAGGATGAACCCCCAACGCTTTTAGTCAATAAGGGATGGAATCTTCCTTTTGAGACCCTTACCAAACTTTATGGAGTTCCTCAATATGGCGAACTTGACCCTACAGCATTTCTTGCCCCCTTCTTTTTTGTTTTCTTTGGCATGTGCCTGGGGGATGGAGGCTATGGGCTGGTTATGCTTGGCTTTTTCGTTTTCTTTTTGAAGAAGTTCAAGCGGATGCCTCAAGGTACTAAGCAATTTTTTAATTTATTTGTTCTATCAGGAGTTGCGACAGTCATAGTGGGAGCTTTGACAGGGAGCTGGTTTGGTGATCTGATCGATGTCTTTGGGGTATTTAAGTTTTTGCGTCCTCTCAAAAATATCCCAGTGTTGATCAATCCCATGGACGACCCGATGTCTATTTTGTTCGTTTCTCTTGCATTGGGCGTAGTTCAGCTATTCTTCGGTCTTTTCATATCCTTTTTTGACTGTCTTCGCAAAAAGGATTACATGGGAGCATTTGCTGACCAGGGCGGTTGGATTGTTTTCCTTGTTGGTCTCTTGCTTGTAGGCGGGGGCGTGAGCGGGAATTTATCCAGCAGTGTGGGCAGTATGGGTAAAACGCTAGCTCTATTTGGAGCGGCAGTGCTTGTGCTTACTCAAGGAAGGGCAAAAACGGGCATAGCGCAAAAGGCCATTTCTGGTGTACTCAGCCTATACAATGTGACATCGTATCTTGGGGATGTGCTGAGCTATAGCCGACTGCTTGCTCTTGGCCTTGCCTCCGCAGCTATAGCTTCCATAATCAATATGTTGGCAGGTCTCGCTGGAGGGATTCCTTTTGTAGGGTGGATTATAGCCCTTGTCCTTATTTTAGGGGGGCACTTGTTTAGCGTTGCAGTTAATGTGCTAGGCGCGTTTGTTCACTCTTTACGTCTCCAGTACGTTGAGTTTTTCAGTAAATTCTACTCTGGTGGCGGGAGAAGTTTTATGCCGCTAACGTATAAAACTCATTTTGTTTCTATTTCAGAAACAAAAAAATCTTAA
- a CDS encoding V-type ATP synthase subunit K, with protein MNLLGIMLSVFGAALAAGFAGAGSAIGVGIAGEAGAGVMTEDPGKFGLVLLLQALPGTQGIYGLLIAFFAILKIGLLGGATVDLNVWQGLGIMFACLPVAIGGYFSAIAQGKTSAACIQMIAKRPEETGKAVILPAMVETYAVLSLLMSIILLNGIQI; from the coding sequence ATGAATCTTCTCGGAATTATGTTGTCAGTTTTTGGTGCGGCTCTAGCCGCAGGTTTTGCAGGGGCAGGATCAGCAATAGGCGTTGGCATTGCAGGTGAGGCAGGTGCTGGTGTAATGACTGAGGATCCAGGTAAGTTTGGTCTGGTTTTGTTACTTCAGGCATTGCCAGGAACCCAGGGCATCTATGGTCTTCTTATTGCTTTTTTTGCAATCTTGAAAATAGGCCTTCTTGGCGGAGCAACTGTTGATTTAAACGTGTGGCAGGGACTTGGCATCATGTTTGCGTGTCTTCCAGTTGCGATAGGTGGATATTTTTCTGCCATTGCTCAGGGGAAGACCTCTGCGGCATGTATTCAGATGATTGCTAAAAGACCTGAAGAAACCGGTAAGGCTGTTATTCTGCCTGCCATGGTTGAAACGTATGCTGTGCTTTCTCTTCTTATGAGCATTATTCTGCTCAACGGAATTCAGATTTAA
- a CDS encoding V-type ATP synthase subunit E: MSLADIKIKIEADAKKEAEKIFENARLEADKIQKDADAEIQKIDASYIERFNTEKPEILKRREIVANLDVKKIMLGAQQDLIALAFNEALKTLASLPADKYLAFCEALLEKAVETGDEFLLVSPKEKNLNEEWLKRYNEKHKTSLSLEKSASPFSGGFILRKGDIDTDCVFDMLITWSREDIEADVAKRLFSE, from the coding sequence ATGTCTTTGGCTGATATAAAGATAAAAATCGAGGCAGACGCAAAGAAAGAAGCCGAAAAAATTTTTGAGAACGCAAGACTGGAAGCAGATAAAATTCAAAAAGACGCTGATGCTGAAATCCAGAAAATCGATGCATCTTATATTGAGCGGTTTAACACAGAAAAGCCGGAAATACTCAAGCGGCGCGAAATAGTTGCTAACCTCGATGTTAAGAAAATCATGTTGGGAGCTCAGCAGGATCTTATAGCCCTTGCTTTTAACGAAGCATTGAAAACTTTAGCTTCTCTTCCTGCTGATAAGTATTTGGCCTTCTGTGAGGCTCTTCTCGAGAAAGCAGTCGAGACTGGTGATGAATTCCTTCTTGTTTCACCAAAAGAGAAAAACCTCAACGAAGAGTGGCTTAAGAGGTATAACGAAAAACATAAGACATCTCTCTCTTTAGAAAAATCAGCATCCCCTTTTTCTGGTGGTTTTATTCTCAGGAAAGGGGATATAGACACAGACTGTGTTTTTGACATGCTGATTACGTGGAGTAGAGAAGATATCGAGGCAGACGTTGCAAAACGGCTGTTCTCAGAGTAG
- a CDS encoding V-type ATPase subunit: MATAVRYGYTVARLRAMESRLLDDSVLQRLIDCEDLDSAMKVLGETVYASWLVELKTNAEFDKAIESELNYVYKEVSKFAPDSALVEMCRLPYDFHNVKVLLKSQILQRESGERRFELLTSLGNIPTDDLIMAVESEDFRLLPYSLHSVFPRALALWEQTRNILEVECYLDEILFQEMLKMARKLEFDTPLLWVRGKIDAENLRNMLRLKRMDKDTATVEPYLHNGGFVSIERLLAILSEPVEGWIRVLSYADIGKVLSNVQDGSDMNALLVEMEKVLDDYITRILETAKYGAFAPENVLSYLWRKEIEAKNLRIALVSVANGMDMDLTRRLMRRG, from the coding sequence ATGGCTACAGCAGTGCGGTATGGATATACAGTTGCACGCCTGCGGGCTATGGAAAGCCGCCTTCTCGATGATAGCGTGCTGCAGAGACTCATCGATTGTGAAGACCTTGATAGCGCCATGAAGGTTCTCGGAGAAACAGTCTATGCGTCCTGGCTTGTTGAACTTAAGACAAACGCGGAATTTGATAAGGCTATAGAGTCTGAGCTGAATTATGTTTATAAAGAGGTTTCTAAATTTGCACCAGACTCTGCGTTGGTTGAGATGTGCAGGTTGCCTTATGATTTTCATAATGTGAAAGTTCTTTTAAAAAGCCAGATTCTTCAGCGCGAAAGTGGGGAACGTCGCTTTGAACTTTTAACATCTTTGGGAAACATTCCTACAGATGATCTCATTATGGCTGTGGAGTCAGAAGATTTCAGATTGCTGCCTTATAGCCTTCATAGTGTTTTCCCAAGAGCCCTCGCTCTCTGGGAACAGACTCGCAACATTCTTGAGGTAGAGTGTTACCTAGACGAGATTCTGTTCCAGGAGATGTTGAAGATGGCCCGTAAACTGGAATTCGATACTCCTCTTTTGTGGGTGCGGGGCAAAATAGACGCAGAAAATTTGCGAAATATGCTTCGCCTGAAAAGAATGGACAAAGACACTGCAACAGTTGAACCCTATCTTCACAATGGTGGCTTTGTGTCGATCGAAAGACTGTTAGCAATACTTTCTGAACCAGTGGAAGGCTGGATCAGGGTTCTTTCTTACGCTGACATTGGAAAAGTACTGTCCAATGTACAGGACGGATCAGACATGAACGCTCTTCTGGTAGAAATGGAGAAGGTTCTGGATGATTACATAACAAGAATCCTGGAGACAGCAAAGTATGGTGCTTTTGCTCCCGAAAATGTCTTAAGCTATTTATGGAGAAAAGAGATAGAAGCAAAAAATCTGAGAATTGCTCTTGTTTCTGTGGCAAATGGCATGGACATGGACCTGACGAGGAGGTTGATGCGTCGTGGCTAG
- a CDS encoding V-type ATP synthase subunit F, protein MARDMNQPMAAIGEYETVLPFQAVGVRPFVISEEESNTFESLLLRLAKEKYAVVFIQEFLFVKYMSMVEEINEEYPVSVLPIPGLKGSSGAGLESIRNSVERAVGMDIFAVK, encoded by the coding sequence GTGGCTAGAGATATGAACCAACCTATGGCAGCCATAGGCGAATACGAAACCGTTCTTCCTTTTCAGGCAGTGGGAGTCAGGCCTTTCGTTATTTCTGAAGAAGAAAGCAACACCTTTGAATCTCTTCTTCTGCGGCTGGCCAAAGAGAAGTATGCGGTTGTTTTTATACAGGAGTTTCTCTTCGTAAAATACATGTCTATGGTAGAAGAGATCAACGAGGAATACCCTGTAAGCGTGTTACCTATCCCAGGGCTTAAAGGCAGTTCTGGAGCAGGATTAGAATCTATCCGCAATAGTGTGGAACGGGCTGTTGGGATGGATATCTTTGCTGTGAAATAG